The region TGTACTCAGGggcaagagaaggggaaaggagattGGAAGCGGTTAGACCCAGCATGCCTCAGGTCCAGGTCTTCCAAACAGCCACTTTAAAGTTGCCCCAAACCCTCTATTCCAATCATTCAAGACCTTCTGCCGATGCTTccagagtcccccccccccccatcagtgACTTGAGGTAGCTGAAGGGTTCTCCTAATGGCTCTCCTTCAGCCTGAAGTCtgcattgtttgtgtttttgttgtgtctctgtgtatgcacctgtgtgcTCTGGGCTCCTGTGCAGGGTCGGGCTCTGATGCACTTGGCGGCAGTCCTAACAGTGGCAGCGAGGTCCCCAAAAGCAGCAGTGGCAGCGGCAGTAGCGGCTCACAAGGCACCCTGGCCTGCAGCGCCAGTGACCAGATGCGCCGATACCGCACTGCCTTCACCCGGGAGCAGATTGCACGGCTGGAGAAAGAGTTCTACAGGGAGAACTATGTATCAAGGCCGAGGAGATGCGAGTTGGCAGCAGCCCTAAACCTTCCTGAAACTACCATCAAGGTATGCTGGTCTAGGACGCTCGAGGCGGGCATAAAACAGGGTTAGTAGGAAGGAAATGGCAATCACTTATCTCCTGAATTGCAGTCGGGGAGTCTAGGCCTGGATTTTTCCAATCCGGGCCGTGCAGAATTGCCCTTTGACAGTCCCTAGGCAGCCTCTGCTCCCACGAGGTGACTCTGTCCTTTTCCTAGGCAAATAGTCTACCGAGGCAGGTGACATAGAGGAAGTGTCTCAAAGGACAGGGAGGAAATGGGACATGAATCTGGGGGAAATGCCTTTTACCTCCACAGACCAATCAAGGCAGATCCTGCGATTTGCACCTTCACTCGCAGTGGGGAAGGCGAGCAGGTCCCTAATTCTCCTTCCTACGGTTTCAATCTGGAATGGCTGTGGGTGACCTGCTCTTGTTCAGGCGCAGTTGGCTTTGGCTCTTCCCCGCCCTATGGGTATTGCTTCCCAGTGCTCATCCCGAGTTGGGTCTGGGTCTCTTGCAGTCATCCAATACCCCCCCTCCTGTCTCCCCAGGTGTGGTTTCAGAACCGACGCATGAAGGACAAGCGTCAGCGGCTGGCCATGACGTGGCCGCACCCCGCCGACCCCGCCTTCTACACGTACATGATGAGCCACGCGGCGGCCGCGGGCGGCCTGCCCTATCCCTTCCCGTCACACCTGCCCCTGCCCTACTACTCGCCCGTGGGTTTGGGTGCAGCGTCCGCGGCCTCGGCTGCCGCTTCGCCCTTCAGCAGCCCGCTGCGTCCGCTTGACACGTTCCGCGTGCTGTCGCAGCCCTACCCGCGACCCGAACTGCTGTGCGCCTTCCGCCACCCACCGCTCTACCCCGGCCCGGCGCATGGACTGGGCGCCTCGGCCGGCGGCCCCTGCTCCTGCCTTGCCTGCCACAGCAGCCCGGCCAATGGGCTGGCACCTCGGGCCACTGCAGCCTCGGACTTCACTTGTGCCTCCACCTCCCGCTCGGACTCCTTCCTCACGTTCGCCCCCTCCGTGCTCAGCAAGGCCTCCTCCGTGTCATTGGACCAGAGAGAGGAGGTGCCCCTCACAAGATAAGGGGTCGCCCTCGGGCTGCTGGCTGCAGGAcgccatgggggtggggtgggggcccTTCGGGACTCCTCCACCGTCCCACCTGCCAACCCTCTTCCCAAAtgcagaggggagaaaggagagggcaCCACAAAGAACTCAGTCTAGAGGATCCAGGAGCCCCGGAAGTGGCAGTGGCCATCTACTTGGGAGCAGGAATGGGGTGGGAGAGCAGAGGTTGTGGGAGCTTCCTCTGGGGAGGCCGGTCTTTGCCATTCTCCACCAAAACCACAGCGCCATCGGAGGTGGAGGCCTTGGTTCAACAGCCAAACAAAATTCAGCAGCAACAACCCACCCCCACGCCCCTCATACCCTGTACCTGGGCCCCCACTCTCCTGTCAAGGGCAAGCATTGAAAAGGGAAATCGCGGTCTCTTGGAACAAAATGCTGTGTATGCAGAGCAGGTAGAGATTAATCTTCAGGAGCTTTTCCAAAGCGTGGCAGGGGGCTTGTTGATGGCAACATACCAGCCATTTAGGGGAGAGATGATTTACTGCTAGGGAGAATTTTGCCCCTTGGCAAGGAACCTGGGGCTGATTCACCTTCTTGGAGCCCAGCATCTTTCTGATCTAGCCTCTGCCAGCCCCTGACCTCTTTCCATATTCCTGCCTTTGTGACTCTCTCAACTTGCCACTCCAGccttctccctttctgtttcaGGTTGCAGGAAAGCTACAGGGGCTCCAGGGTCCCTAGGAGACCAACCTCTTCTCCCTTAACCCAGCACACACCCCGATTAGCAAGTCATGTGTGAGGAGGGTTGAATGTTGAATGTATGTATAATAATGATCGGCCCTCTGCTGGGCCACCAAGCCCAGAGCTGAGCTGTTCTAACAAGGCACCCTGGGAAGATCTTAGGGAATGGAGACTTACATCCTCTCATTGTCTCTCCACATTGCGACAAGGCCTTGGCTTTACCTGCCCGTAGAAAccttcagcactctggaggaccCTGTCTCTACCCTTCACTGGGTTTATTAGGGAGCCAGCCGCGGACTCCTGTACTCATCCTTTAGCCAGCGTTTGAGGAAAAGGACAACTTTAATCACCCAATGCAAGCTTCACCCCACTGGGAGGGAGTGGTTCTTCCTGTAGGGCATGAATTTGGTTTGGTCTGGGGTTTTCCTTTGCAGCCCAAAGAATTTGCTGTTATGATTTGTTAACCATATTGCAATAAAAGCTCAACACGATTCTTACTTTagcatttaaacatatttttttttggaaTCAGGGAGCATGTTTACTATTTTTGAATTTCCAATTTAGCTACCATGGACATGGATAGAAAAAGAAGGGCTCACAAAAGGGGTCTCCTAAGTCCCTGTTGGACTTTAGCAGGCTCCACACAGACATTGCTGGAAGATGGAGGGCTGTCTTCCAGCTGCCTTGGGTGTATGTTTGGTTAGTTCTGGGACTATCTGAGACTTGCAATAGATAAATGGGACCTCCCCTAAAGTGTTGAGTCTGCCTAGGGCCCACCCCTCTAATGGATGGATCCTTCAGTTGCTCCAGTAGGGGAGCCCAGATTTGCCATCTTGAGACCTTCTTCCAGCCCAACCCCAGATGCGATAAGTGGGCACTGACACGTGCCAGACTACTTCAGAGAGCTACGCTTGCTGGTACGGTCAAGCCTTCATCCATAGGAGGAAGTCACTGCAGGAGGGTTGGAATAGTCTTGGTGCCATCCGTCCACATGCTAGATATCCCACCTGAAGGATGGAATTCTGGGACTTCAGGGTAAGATTCATGAGGGTCAGGTAGTGCTTGGAAGTCATCCCAAACACCCACTCATTCTAGAATCCCTGCTCCAGAGCCTTCATTATCAAGGCTAAGAAACTTTAGACTGTATAGTAGCAAGGGTTCTCTGCTGGTGTCTCGGCTGGGTAGGTGGGGACACCACTAACGCCCTTTGCCCTCTGCCCTCTTGTATGTAGTGGCCCCTATATGGAGCCTTCCACCCAACAACTGTATCCCACCCCGGGCCCTCAAAGTTCCTTCCAAAGATCCCAGCAAATTTTGCAGTTGCTCGGCATTGGGCAGAGATTGCTTGCGACAGGTAAATGGGCTGCGGGTTGCCTTAATGCCAGGCGTATTTTCAGTTAATAGGGAGGGAAAATGAGGTGTCTGCAGCGATATTGGAAAGTACAAGATCGATGATCCGGCCTCGTGTCCAATCAGCAGCCTTTAATTGACTGTATTTTCTGGGTAATTGAGCCTCTCTTCCTCCAAATTGAAGTGGAAGATATAACAATACATCTTGCCAGGAGGAATTACTCATTACTTCATAATGAAATTTCCCTTTTGCCAGGGTTTGCGGTTTGACAGTAGGCACCACTTCTCACTCTGTGGCCCCCCACTCCCCCAAGAGCTTAGCCGCCTGCATCAGGCCATGCCATCTGGCTTGAAGTGCCCCACTTTGTCTGGGAGAGTGGCGTTGACTATGAAGACACTGTCCATCTCTGGCTTCAATTTCTGTCTGTATAAGGGGCAGGACAGACCAGGCAAGGAGCCTAACGTGggactgtttttggtttttttttttaagttctgagTATCTTGTCTTAGTTGAAC is a window of Microtus pennsylvanicus isolate mMicPen1 chromosome 21, mMicPen1.hap1, whole genome shotgun sequence DNA encoding:
- the Evx1 gene encoding homeobox even-skipped homolog protein 1 gives rise to the protein MESRKDMVLFLDGGQLSTLVGKRVSNLSEAVSSPLPEPPEKMVPHGCLSPRAGPPSARERGGGGPEEEPVDGLAGGAAGLAAEPRSAGAAVLGPGPPVSSADSLSGQGQPSSSDTESDFYEEIEVSCTPDCANGNAEYQHSKGSGSDALGGSPNSGSEVPKSSSGSGSSGSQGTLACSASDQMRRYRTAFTREQIARLEKEFYRENYVSRPRRCELAAALNLPETTIKVWFQNRRMKDKRQRLAMTWPHPADPAFYTYMMSHAAAAGGLPYPFPSHLPLPYYSPVGLGAASAASAAASPFSSPLRPLDTFRVLSQPYPRPELLCAFRHPPLYPGPAHGLGASAGGPCSCLACHSSPANGLAPRATAASDFTCASTSRSDSFLTFAPSVLSKASSVSLDQREEVPLTR